From Streptomyces sp. NBC_00370, a single genomic window includes:
- a CDS encoding ABC transporter permease, translated as MSAVLQPGQAPGTRASAQGRPGAPATGLRLVARRFARNRLAVVGLAVVVLFVLFCFVGPLVYSTDQTHTTLSQVNLSPSGKHLFGTDAVGHDEFGRLMFGGKVSLIVGLASGLLATVIGTLWGATAGYAGGWIDAVMMRIVDAGIAIPALFILLVISAISNPGVWGLVVIIGLVSWLVPSRLIRAETLTLKSRDYVLTLRAIGGTHSRAIGRHILPNSISTIVVAATFQVADAILLVAYVSYLGLGAQPPATDWGGMLSAGLNAAYSGRWWLILPPGLAIILVVCAFNAIGDGLRDAFDVRGRG; from the coding sequence ATGAGCGCCGTACTGCAGCCGGGCCAGGCCCCCGGCACCCGGGCGTCCGCCCAGGGACGTCCCGGCGCTCCCGCCACCGGACTGCGCCTCGTCGCCCGCAGGTTCGCCCGCAACCGGCTCGCCGTCGTGGGGCTCGCCGTCGTCGTCCTGTTCGTGCTCTTCTGCTTCGTCGGACCGCTCGTGTACTCCACGGACCAGACGCACACCACGCTCTCCCAGGTGAACCTCTCCCCGAGCGGCAAGCACCTGTTCGGCACCGACGCCGTGGGGCACGACGAGTTCGGCCGGCTGATGTTCGGCGGCAAGGTGTCACTCATCGTCGGCCTCGCGTCCGGACTGCTCGCGACCGTCATCGGCACCCTCTGGGGCGCGACCGCGGGGTACGCGGGCGGCTGGATCGACGCCGTCATGATGCGCATCGTCGACGCGGGCATCGCGATCCCCGCGCTCTTCATCCTCCTGGTGATCTCCGCGATCTCCAACCCGGGGGTCTGGGGCCTCGTCGTCATCATCGGACTGGTCTCGTGGCTCGTCCCCTCCCGGCTCATCCGGGCGGAGACCCTCACCCTGAAGAGCCGCGACTACGTGCTCACCCTGCGCGCCATCGGCGGCACCCACAGCCGCGCGATCGGCCGCCACATCCTGCCCAACTCCATCTCGACCATCGTCGTCGCCGCGACCTTCCAGGTCGCCGACGCGATCCTGCTCGTCGCGTACGTGTCGTACCTCGGCCTCGGCGCCCAGCCACCCGCGACCGACTGGGGCGGCATGCTCTCCGCAGGCCTCAACGCCGCCTACTCCGGGCGCTGGTGGCTCATCCTGCCGCCCGGCCTCGCCATCATCCTGGTCGTGTGCGCCTTCAACGCCATCGGCGACGGCCTCCGTGACGCATTCGACGTGAGGGGACGCGGATGA